Part of the Deltaproteobacteria bacterium genome is shown below.
TGTTGGCGGTATAAGGGGCTTTACAAGAGGCCCTGTTTGTGGTTCATCCTGCTGACGTTTGTATGATTCGCCGTTTTTGAGCCTGTCTACGACCGAAAGATTTGGGACATGCGGGAGTTTTTGCAATACCTCTTCACCGGGACCACCAACGGGGCCATCTACGCGGTAATAGCCCTGGGCTACTCCACCCTTTTCGCGTCCACAAAGCTCATCAATTTCGCCCACGGCGAATTCGTGATGCTTGGGGCCATGATAATGGTGACCTTTATGGGCCTTGGCGCATCCATCCATCTGCCATGGCCCCTGGCCCTTGTGGCCGCCGCCGCCGCCGGGGCCCTCCTGGGGGTGGTTTTCGAGCGGGGGGCCATACGCACGGTCCGCAAGGACGACCCCATAGTGCTGGTCATCATCACCGTTGGCGCAAGCATCATGTTCAGAAGCCTCGCCATGCTGGTCTGGGGCAAGGACCCGGCCACGGTTCCGCCCTTCACCGAGGCCGAACCACTGGAAATAGCCGGGGCCTTTTTGAACGTCCAGAGCCTGTGGATAGTGGGGATAGTGATATTCCTGGTTTTCTGGCTGCATCTTTTTTACGTGAAAACCCTGACCGGCAAGGCCATGAAGGCGGCCTCCATAAACAAGAAGGCCGCCTCGCTTCTGGGCATACCCACAAGGAAGATGGTGCTTCTCTCCTTCGCCCTTTCAGGGGGCCTTGGGGGGCTTGCCGGGGCCATAATAGCGCCCATAACCATGAACACCTGCGATATGGGAACCATGCTGGGCCTGAAGGGCTTTTCGGCGGCCATGCTGGGCGGTATTGGCGGGTTCCGGGGCGCGGTGGCGGGCGGGTTCATTCTGGGCATAGCCGAAAGCCTGGGCGTGGGCTACATCTCGTCCTCCATGAAGGACGCCTTCGCCTTTCTCCTGCTTCTGCTCATTCTGTACGTGAGGCCGGAAGGGCTTTTGGGGGAAAAGAGCGTTCATCGGTTCTGAAAAGACAGGGCCTTAGGCCGCCTGGAAAATATGAAAAAATCCATAAAATCGAATCTTTCCTACCTGGTCTTTTTCACGGTGGTGGCATCCCTTGGCATGGGCCTCACCAACCCCTATTATTTCCAGGTTCTCACCTTCATCGGCATCAACACCCTTTTGGCAGTGGGCCTCAACATGCTCATGGGCTACGCCGGGCAGATCAGCCTGGGCCACGCCGCCTTTTTCGGCATCGGGGCCTACGCGTCGGGCATTTTGAACGCCCACTACGGCTGGTCCCCCTGGCTTTCCGGCCCTGCCGCCCTTGTCCTGGCCGGGGTGGTGGCCTATCTGGTGGGGCTTCCCACCTTGAAGCTCACGGGCTATTACCTTGCCATGGGAACCCTTGGCTTCGGCATGATCGTGAACGTGGTCTTGAACAACTGGAGCGCGGTTACCGGCGGCTCCTCCGGCCTTTACGGGATGCAGGCCCTTTCCATCGGGTCCGTTTCCCTTACCCAGGACAGAAACGGCTTCCTTTTCATCTGGTTCATAGTGATAGCCGCCTTTTTTTTCTGCTCAAGGATAGTGAACTCCCGCATCGGGCGAGCCTTGAGGGCCATCCACTATTCCGAAAAGGCCGCCATGAGCGTTGGGGTGGACACCGCCAGGGTAAAACTCCAGATTTTCGTTCTAAGCGCAGTGCTGGCGGCCCTTGCGGGCTTTTTCTACGCCCACAGCGTGATGTTCATAAGCCCCGGCTCCTTCTCCTTCCTGGTTTCCGTAAGGCTTGTGGCAATGGTGGTCATAGGGGGCATGGCAAGCATCTGGGGCGCGCTTTTGGGCGCGGGCCTTCTCACCCTTCTGCCGGAGCTTCTCCACGCGGTGGCGGAATACGAGATGGCGGTTTACGGCTTCATCCTTATAGTGGTCATGATCTTTTTTCCCGAAGGACTGGTCCGGGGGATTATCTCAGTTTATGAGCGTGCAAGAGACATCAGGAAAAGACCCGATTCTTTCGATTGAAAAGGTATCCAAGGCCTTCGGCGGCGTGCAGGCGGTGCGGGACGTGTCCTTTTCCGTGGCGCCCCTAAGCATCCAGGCCGTCATCGGCCCCAACGGGGCGGGCAAGACCACCCTTTTCAACCTCATCACCGGGGTATTCACCCCGGATTCCGGCGGCATCTTCTTCAGGGGCCGCCCGCTTTCCGGGGTGGCCGTGCATAAGAGGGTGGAGATGGGCATAGCCCGCACCTTTCAGAACGTGGAGCTCTTTTCCGGCATGAGCGTCCTGGAAAACGTGCTGGTTGGCCGCCACACCCGGACGAAAACGGGCTTTCTGGGAGCTGCGGCCCACACGAGGCGGGTTAAGGCCGAGGAGACGGCGGCCTTTGAAAAGGCCAGGGCGCTTCTTGATTTCGTGGGCCTTTCCCGCGTTGCTGAAAAACGGGCCGGGGACCTTCCCTTCGGCTGGCAGCGCATGGCTGAAATCGCCCGCGCCCTTGCGTCCGACCCCGCCGTCATCCTTCTGGACGAGCCTGCTGCGGGCCTTAACGCCTCGGAAACCGGGGAACTGGCCGCTCTCATAAGAAGGATACGCGACACGGGCGTCACGGTGATTCTGGTGGAGCACGACATGAGCCTCACCATGGAGGTTTCCGACCAGATAGCGGTTCTGGACCAGGGGGCGCTTCTGGCCTTCGGCGCGCCGCGCCAGATTCAGGCGAACAAAGAGGTTATCGCCGCTTACTTAGGGACTTGAGATGCTGGCAATACGAAATCTGACTTGCCATTACGGCGGAATACGGGCCCTTTCCGGGGTGAGCCTGTCCGTGGACGAGGGCGAGATGGTGGCCCTCATAGGGGCCAACGGCGCGGGGAAAACCACCCTCTTGTCGGCCATCTGCGGCCTTATCCCAAAATTTTCCGGCGAAATGGATTTTTGCGGCGAAAGCATCAGGGGCCTTTCCACCCAGAAGATCACGGCATCGGGGATCAGCATGGTGCCGGAGGGACGCCTCATCTTCCCCTCCCTCACCGTCAAGGACCATCTCACCCTTGGGGCCTATCTGCGGCATCGCAAGAAGGACCGCTTTGGGATAGAGACCGACATCAAAAAGATTTACGAGCTTTTTCCGGTGCTGGAGGACAGGAGAAAGCAGTCGGCAGGAACACTTTCGGGCGGTGAGCAGCAGATGCTGGCCATAGGCCGGGCATTGATGGCAAGGCCGAAACTTCTGTTGCTGGACGAGCCCTCCATGGGCCTTGCCCCCCTTGTGGTGCGGATGATTTTTTCGACACTGAAACAGCTTAAAAGCGAGGGCCTCACCATAATGCTGGTGGAACAGAACGCCCAGGCTGCCCTATCCCTTGCCGATCGGGGCTACGTGCTGGAAACCGGCCTTCTGGTCCTCACCGGCCCGGCCCGGAGGCTCCTTGCCGACGAAGAGGTCAAGAGGGCCTATCTGGGCAAGGACTACTCGGCCTTCACCGAAGGCCGCGCTTAACGCCTGTCCAAAAACGCGAATTGCTGCGTCATGCGGCGCGTCGCGTACTTTTAGTACGCGTCCTTCCCGCCAACCTTAGCACTTCATCGTTTTTGATCAGGCTTAACGCCGCACCTTTTGGAATGGTTTTTAGTGGTATCAACTGTAGGTTGGGTGGTTCTGCGCGCAGCGCAGGTTCACCCAACATTTTTAATTCATGGAGAATTGTTGGGTGAACTTGGGGCCTTGCGGCCCGGAACCACCCAACCTACCAAAGGTCTTGCAATTGGCTTGAAAAATATTCTTTTTCTTTGATCAGGAATTGGACCATCGCCATGACCGCCTCCGCAATCCGAGAGGATGAACTCGTAAGCGCAGCAGCCCGCGAACAGCGGCAACTGGAGCTTTTGCAGGCCACCCTGAACCGGGCCGTGAAATCGGTGAGGCTTTACCAGGAAAAGCTGGCCGTGGAGGGCAGCGAGCCGGGCCGGGTGAAATCCCTGGAGGACCTTGCGAAGCTCCCCTTCACCCGGAGGGAGGATTTTTCCGAGCACTACCCCTACGGCATGTTCGCGGCACCTTTGCGCGACATCGTGCGCATCCACACCGCGCCGGGCACCGGCCTTGCCCCCACCGTGACCGGCTACACCAGAAATGACCTCTTCACCTGGAGGGAAATCCTCTCCCGCGCGCTCCATGCGGCGGGCGTCAACGAGACCGACGTTTTCCAGATATGCTTCGATTCCGGCCTCGCCAACTGGGGCCGCGACTACAAGGACGGGGCCGAGGACCTTGGCGCGTCGGTGATTCCGCTCACCTCCCTGTCCCTGGAAAAACAGCGCATGGTGCTTTCGGACTACCGCACCACGGTCCTTGTCACAAGCCCGTCTTTGGCGGACAAGCTCGCGGCGAAACTCGCCAGCGCGGGCGCGGCCAACGCCTCCCTGGCCTTAAAGACCCTCATCCTGGCGGGCGAGCCGGTCTCGGCCCGGATGCGCGAAAACCTGGAAAACGCCTTTTCCGCCACGGCCTGGGTCCATTACGGGCTTTCCGAGGCCCCCGGTCCCGCAGTGGCCTTCGAGTGCCACGCCCACGAGGGCCTGCACGTCTCAGAGGATCATTTCTACCCGGAGATCGTGGACCCCGAAACCGGAAGGCCCCTGGAAGCTGGCAAGCCCGGCGAGCTGGTGCTCACCACCCTCACCGCCAGGGCCTTCCCGCTCATCCGGTTCAGGACCGGCGACCGGGCGAAATTCATCACCGAAACCTGCCCCTGCGGGCGCACCTTCCGGCGCATATCCTGGCTATTCGAGCGCACCGACGACGCCCGGCTCATTCGCGGGGTCAAGGTCTCCGAAAGCCAGATAATGGCCCACGCCAAAAAGGCCCTGGGCCAGGAGCCGTCGGACTACCGCTTAAGGCCCGGCAATCGGGACGAACCCTTCGGGCTCGAGCTTTCCATCCCTGTGGACGACACGCTTTTTTCCGATGAAATAAAGGTTCTGGAGCGCCACGCCAAAAGCCTGGAAGCGGCCCTCAACCAGGAGTTGGGAATCCCGGTCAAGGTGAGGCTCACAGAGAGGATGGCCAAGGCGGGCGAGGGCGGCAGATGGATAAATGAAAACCCATAGGATTTTTTTGAGCCCGTAAAATTTCG
Proteins encoded:
- a CDS encoding ABC transporter ATP-binding protein produces the protein MLAIRNLTCHYGGIRALSGVSLSVDEGEMVALIGANGAGKTTLLSAICGLIPKFSGEMDFCGESIRGLSTQKITASGISMVPEGRLIFPSLTVKDHLTLGAYLRHRKKDRFGIETDIKKIYELFPVLEDRRKQSAGTLSGGEQQMLAIGRALMARPKLLLLDEPSMGLAPLVVRMIFSTLKQLKSEGLTIMLVEQNAQAALSLADRGYVLETGLLVLTGPARRLLADEEVKRAYLGKDYSAFTEGRA
- a CDS encoding branched-chain amino acid ABC transporter permease, yielding MREFLQYLFTGTTNGAIYAVIALGYSTLFASTKLINFAHGEFVMLGAMIMVTFMGLGASIHLPWPLALVAAAAAGALLGVVFERGAIRTVRKDDPIVLVIITVGASIMFRSLAMLVWGKDPATVPPFTEAEPLEIAGAFLNVQSLWIVGIVIFLVFWLHLFYVKTLTGKAMKAASINKKAASLLGIPTRKMVLLSFALSGGLGGLAGAIIAPITMNTCDMGTMLGLKGFSAAMLGGIGGFRGAVAGGFILGIAESLGVGYISSSMKDAFAFLLLLLILYVRPEGLLGEKSVHRF
- a CDS encoding ABC transporter ATP-binding protein; the protein is MSVQETSGKDPILSIEKVSKAFGGVQAVRDVSFSVAPLSIQAVIGPNGAGKTTLFNLITGVFTPDSGGIFFRGRPLSGVAVHKRVEMGIARTFQNVELFSGMSVLENVLVGRHTRTKTGFLGAAAHTRRVKAEETAAFEKARALLDFVGLSRVAEKRAGDLPFGWQRMAEIARALASDPAVILLDEPAAGLNASETGELAALIRRIRDTGVTVILVEHDMSLTMEVSDQIAVLDQGALLAFGAPRQIQANKEVIAAYLGT
- a CDS encoding branched-chain amino acid ABC transporter permease, encoding MKKSIKSNLSYLVFFTVVASLGMGLTNPYYFQVLTFIGINTLLAVGLNMLMGYAGQISLGHAAFFGIGAYASGILNAHYGWSPWLSGPAALVLAGVVAYLVGLPTLKLTGYYLAMGTLGFGMIVNVVLNNWSAVTGGSSGLYGMQALSIGSVSLTQDRNGFLFIWFIVIAAFFFCSRIVNSRIGRALRAIHYSEKAAMSVGVDTARVKLQIFVLSAVLAALAGFFYAHSVMFISPGSFSFLVSVRLVAMVVIGGMASIWGALLGAGLLTLLPELLHAVAEYEMAVYGFILIVVMIFFPEGLVRGIISVYERARDIRKRPDSFD
- a CDS encoding AMP-binding protein; this translates as MTASAIREDELVSAAAREQRQLELLQATLNRAVKSVRLYQEKLAVEGSEPGRVKSLEDLAKLPFTRREDFSEHYPYGMFAAPLRDIVRIHTAPGTGLAPTVTGYTRNDLFTWREILSRALHAAGVNETDVFQICFDSGLANWGRDYKDGAEDLGASVIPLTSLSLEKQRMVLSDYRTTVLVTSPSLADKLAAKLASAGAANASLALKTLILAGEPVSARMRENLENAFSATAWVHYGLSEAPGPAVAFECHAHEGLHVSEDHFYPEIVDPETGRPLEAGKPGELVLTTLTARAFPLIRFRTGDRAKFITETCPCGRTFRRISWLFERTDDARLIRGVKVSESQIMAHAKKALGQEPSDYRLRPGNRDEPFGLELSIPVDDTLFSDEIKVLERHAKSLEAALNQELGIPVKVRLTERMAKAGEGGRWINENP